A part of Clostridium novyi genomic DNA contains:
- the ftsZ gene encoding cell division protein FtsZ, with protein sequence MLDFDVEVQQFAQIKVIGCGGGGNNAVNRMIIEGLKNVEFIGINTDKQALAVSQASQKIQIGDKLTKGLGAGANPEIGRKAAEESKDEISQAIKGADMVFITAGMGGGTGTGAAPVVAEIAKSMGILTVGVVTKPFPFEGRKRMLHAEQGIKELKQTVDTLVTIPNERLLSMVDKKTSLVEAFKFADDVLKQGVQGISDLITIPGLVNLDFADVRTIMLDKGLAHMGVGKGTGDSRAQEAAKQAISSPLLETSIMGATGVLLNVTGGGDLGLLEINEAAEIVQEAADPDANIIFGAVIDENLKDEIRITVIATGFEEKAAAQQESKQVISTPKQEENFNNSYNSSYNSNNNNNNNNYNYKEQPKPVFEESAATKEFDQNDLEVPAFLRRYNR encoded by the coding sequence GTGCTAGATTTTGATGTTGAAGTTCAACAATTTGCTCAAATTAAGGTAATAGGATGCGGTGGCGGAGGTAACAACGCTGTTAATAGAATGATAATTGAAGGACTTAAAAATGTGGAGTTTATAGGTATAAATACAGATAAGCAAGCTCTTGCAGTTTCCCAAGCTTCACAAAAGATACAAATAGGAGATAAACTTACTAAAGGCTTAGGTGCTGGAGCAAACCCCGAGATAGGAAGAAAAGCAGCCGAAGAAAGCAAAGATGAAATTTCTCAAGCAATAAAAGGTGCTGATATGGTATTTATTACTGCTGGAATGGGTGGAGGAACAGGAACAGGTGCTGCACCAGTAGTAGCTGAAATTGCAAAGTCAATGGGTATATTAACTGTGGGTGTTGTAACTAAGCCTTTCCCTTTTGAAGGAAGAAAAAGAATGCTTCATGCAGAACAAGGTATTAAAGAATTAAAGCAAACAGTAGATACATTGGTTACTATTCCAAATGAAAGACTTTTATCTATGGTTGATAAGAAAACTTCATTGGTAGAAGCTTTTAAATTTGCTGATGATGTATTAAAACAAGGTGTACAAGGTATATCAGATTTAATTACTATACCTGGACTTGTAAATTTAGACTTTGCTGATGTAAGAACTATAATGTTAGATAAAGGACTAGCTCATATGGGTGTTGGTAAAGGAACGGGAGATAGTAGAGCACAAGAGGCTGCAAAACAAGCTATATCTAGTCCGCTTTTAGAAACATCTATTATGGGTGCAACGGGTGTATTATTAAATGTAACAGGTGGTGGAGATTTAGGATTACTTGAAATAAATGAAGCAGCTGAGATAGTGCAAGAAGCAGCTGATCCAGATGCTAATATTATATTTGGTGCTGTTATTGATGAAAATCTAAAAGATGAAATAAGAATTACTGTTATTGCTACAGGCTTTGAAGAAAAGGCAGCAGCTCAACAAGAATCAAAACAGGTAATATCAACACCAAAGCAAGAAGAAAATTTTAATAATAGCTATAATAGTAGTTATAATAGTAACAATAATAATAACAATAATAATTATAATTATAAAGAACAACCTAAACCAGTATTCGAAGAGTCAGCAGCAACTAAAGAGTTTGATCAAAATGATTTAGAAGTTCCTGCATTTTTAAGAAGATATAATAGATAA
- the spoIIGA gene encoding sigma-E processing peptidase SpoIIGA, which yields MILYLDIFILENFMVNFFLLYITTQTLRLKQKILYVILASIIGTAYAMFMVYSKFQYFFNIPLKFFIAIIMILIVFRKKNLLFLFKATVVFIIYSMLLAGICIFIEINSTNNILVGFSYKYLILSIMFFYIVIHRLVSYIRDRNEINNFIYEIDIVMNDITKKVKAFLDTGNELREPVTNLPVMIVEKSIIPISELDTENKFIIPYRVVNGFTGKLEGFKPKYIEVHKKNTVEKREVIIALCDNGLSELNDYNALLSRGII from the coding sequence GTGATATTATATTTAGATATATTTATTCTTGAAAACTTTATGGTGAATTTTTTTTTACTATATATTACAACCCAAACACTTAGACTAAAACAAAAAATATTATATGTAATTTTGGCATCTATAATAGGTACTGCTTATGCTATGTTTATGGTATATAGTAAATTTCAATATTTTTTCAATATACCGCTAAAATTCTTTATTGCAATAATTATGATCTTAATTGTATTTAGAAAAAAAAATTTACTGTTTTTATTTAAAGCAACAGTTGTATTTATTATATATTCTATGTTATTAGCTGGTATATGCATTTTTATAGAAATTAATAGTACTAATAATATATTAGTGGGATTTTCTTATAAATATTTAATTTTATCTATTATGTTTTTTTATATAGTGATACATAGATTAGTTAGTTATATAAGAGATAGAAATGAAATAAATAATTTTATCTATGAAATAGATATTGTTATGAATGATATTACAAAAAAAGTAAAGGCATTTCTTGATACGGGAAATGAGCTTAGAGAACCTGTAACAAATTTACCTGTTATGATAGTAGAAAAAAGCATAATTCCTATTTCGGAATTGGATACAGAAAATAAATTTATAATACCCTACAGAGTAGTTAATGGGTTTACTGGTAAACTTGAAGGTTTTAAACCTAAATATATTGAAGTTCATAAAAAAAATACGGTGGAAAAGAGAGAAGTCATTATTGCTCTTTGCGATAATGGATTAAGTGAATTAAATGATTATAATGCTTTATTATCTAGAGGAATTATTTAA
- the sigE gene encoding RNA polymerase sporulation sigma factor SigE, with the protein MLSLELLLNKILSNFKIFFKKVYFIGGNDVLPPPLSKEEEENLVAKIRAGDDSVRTILIERNLRLVVYIARKFENSGVLVEDLISVGTIGLIKAVNTFDPEKKIKLATYASRCIENEILMYLRRNNKVKAEISFYEPLNTDWDGNKLLLSDILGTENDMVYNLIEDEVDKQLLFIAMRKLSEREKEIIKLRFGLTGKGEKTQKQVADLLGISQSYISRLEKRIIKRLKKEINKMV; encoded by the coding sequence TTGCTAAGTTTAGAGTTACTTTTAAACAAAATATTATCAAATTTTAAAATTTTTTTTAAAAAGGTTTATTTTATTGGGGGAAATGATGTGTTACCACCTCCACTTTCAAAAGAAGAAGAAGAAAATTTAGTTGCTAAAATAAGAGCTGGTGATGATAGTGTTAGAACTATTTTAATTGAACGAAATCTTAGACTTGTAGTATATATAGCTAGGAAGTTTGAAAATTCAGGTGTATTAGTAGAAGATTTAATATCAGTAGGAACTATTGGACTTATTAAAGCTGTAAATACTTTTGATCCAGAGAAAAAAATTAAATTAGCAACTTATGCGTCAAGGTGTATAGAAAATGAAATTTTAATGTATTTAAGAAGAAACAATAAAGTAAAAGCAGAAATATCTTTTTATGAACCTTTAAATACAGATTGGGATGGTAATAAACTCCTTTTATCTGATATTTTAGGTACAGAAAATGACATGGTATATAATTTAATTGAAGATGAAGTAGATAAACAACTATTATTTATAGCAATGAGAAAACTAAGTGAAAGAGAGAAAGAAATAATAAAATTAAGATTTGGATTGACGGGTAAAGGTGAAAAAACACAAAAACAGGTTGCGGATTTATTAGGTATATCTCAATCATATATTTCAAGGTTAGAAAAGAGAATCATTAAAAGATTGAAGAAAGAAATTAATAAAATGGTGTGA
- the sigG gene encoding RNA polymerase sporulation sigma factor SigG, whose translation MMINKVEICGVNTSKLPVLKDKEMKELLIKMRDGDYFSREKFIRGNLRLVLSVIQRFNNRGENVDDLFQVGCIGLIKAIDNFDLSQNVKFSTYAVPMIIGEIRRYLRDNNSIRVSRSLRDIAYKALQVRDRLINKDNKDPNVSQIAKELELPREEVVFALDAIQDPVSLFEPIYHDGGDALYVMDQISDSKNADDSWIENISIKEAMKRLNKREKLILNMRFFQGRTQMEVADEIGISQAQVSRLEKTALKHMRKYV comes from the coding sequence ATGATGATAAACAAAGTGGAAATATGCGGAGTTAACACTTCAAAATTGCCAGTGTTAAAAGACAAAGAGATGAAAGAATTACTAATAAAGATGAGGGACGGTGACTATTTTTCAAGAGAAAAGTTTATAAGGGGAAATTTAAGATTAGTTTTAAGTGTTATACAAAGATTTAATAATAGAGGAGAAAATGTAGATGATCTATTTCAAGTAGGTTGTATTGGTCTTATAAAAGCTATTGATAATTTTGATTTAAGTCAAAATGTAAAATTTTCTACTTATGCAGTTCCCATGATAATAGGTGAAATAAGAAGATATTTAAGAGATAATAATTCTATAAGAGTCAGTAGATCATTAAGAGATATAGCATATAAAGCGTTACAAGTAAGAGATAGACTTATAAATAAAGATAACAAAGATCCAAATGTTTCTCAAATAGCTAAAGAATTAGAATTACCAAGGGAGGAAGTGGTATTTGCATTAGATGCAATACAAGATCCAGTATCATTATTTGAACCTATATATCATGATGGTGGAGATGCACTTTATGTTATGGACCAAATAAGTGATAGTAAAAATGCAGATGATAGTTGGATTGAAAATATATCTATTAAAGAAGCTATGAAGAGATTAAATAAAAGAGAAAAACTTATACTTAATATGAGATTTTTTCAAGGAAGAACTCAAATGGAAGTTGCAGATGAAATAGGAATTTCACAAGCACAAGTGTCTAGACTTGAAAAAACTGCTTTAAAACATATGAGAAAATACGTATAA
- a CDS encoding dicarboxylate/amino acid:cation symporter, protein MKKLFNNLIFKLALGVFLGILVGLKASHNVIGVIVTIKYILGQIIFFTVPLIILGFIAPSIAKLKNNASKLLGITISIAYLSSVGAAFLSAFCGYKIIPKLSINSQTAVLKELPKLVFKLDIPPIMSVMSALALSLILGLATAWTKSDLVEKLLEQFQNIILSIVNKIIIPILPIFIATTFASLAYEGSITKQAPVFLKVIAIVLIGHYLWLTFLYLIAGIISGKNPLSVVKNYSVAYLTAVGTMSSAATLPVALKCARKSTSLRKDIVDFVIPLCANIHLCGSVLTEVFFVMTVSKILYGTLPSLSTMILFILLLGIFAIGAPGVPGGTVMASLGLIISVLGFNDSGTALILTIFALQDSFGTACNITGDGAIALMVTGIANKKNL, encoded by the coding sequence ATGAAAAAGCTTTTTAACAATCTTATATTTAAACTTGCGCTGGGAGTATTTTTAGGAATCCTTGTAGGATTAAAGGCATCTCACAATGTAATAGGTGTTATTGTAACAATAAAATATATTTTAGGTCAAATTATATTTTTCACTGTTCCTTTAATTATACTGGGATTTATAGCACCTTCTATAGCTAAGCTTAAAAATAATGCCAGTAAACTTTTAGGAATAACTATTTCTATTGCTTATTTATCTTCTGTAGGTGCAGCATTTTTATCAGCTTTCTGTGGATATAAAATTATTCCAAAGCTATCTATAAATTCTCAAACTGCTGTATTAAAAGAATTACCTAAGCTAGTTTTTAAATTAGACATTCCACCAATTATGTCAGTAATGAGCGCTCTTGCACTATCATTGATATTAGGGCTTGCAACAGCTTGGACTAAATCAGATTTAGTTGAAAAACTTTTAGAACAATTTCAAAATATTATTTTAAGTATAGTTAATAAAATTATAATTCCTATTCTTCCAATATTTATAGCTACCACTTTTGCATCATTAGCTTATGAAGGCTCTATTACTAAACAAGCTCCTGTATTTTTAAAAGTAATTGCTATAGTTCTTATAGGACATTATTTATGGCTTACTTTTCTTTATTTAATAGCTGGTATTATCTCTGGTAAAAACCCTTTAAGTGTAGTTAAAAATTATAGCGTTGCTTATTTAACAGCTGTTGGTACTATGTCTAGTGCAGCAACATTACCTGTTGCATTAAAATGTGCTAGAAAATCAACTTCTCTTAGAAAAGATATTGTTGATTTTGTAATTCCTTTATGTGCAAATATTCATCTTTGCGGATCTGTTTTAACAGAAGTATTTTTTGTAATGACAGTATCTAAAATTTTATACGGAACTCTTCCTAGTTTATCAACTATGATACTTTTCATATTATTACTAGGTATCTTTGCAATAGGTGCACCTGGAGTTCCTGGAGGAACAGTAATGGCTTCTTTAGGACTTATAATCAGTGTTCTTGGATTTAACGATTCTGGTACTGCTCTTATACTAACTATATTTGCTCTTCAAGATAGCTTTGGTACTGCTTGTAATATTACTGGAGATGGTGCAATAGCACTTATGGTTACCGGAATTGCCAATAAGAAAAATTTATAA
- a CDS encoding YlmC/YmxH family sporulation protein translates to MPLCSINNLKMMEVIDISTGSKLGYIKDFFIDCIDYKIISLIIPREKSSIFSKDENIEISWSKIIKIGVDVILVDIGEEILQEE, encoded by the coding sequence ATGCCTTTATGTTCTATAAATAATTTAAAAATGATGGAGGTTATAGACATTAGTACAGGATCTAAATTAGGGTACATAAAAGATTTTTTCATTGATTGTATAGATTACAAAATAATTTCATTAATAATACCAAGAGAAAAAAGTTCTATTTTTTCAAAGGATGAGAATATTGAAATTAGTTGGAGTAAAATAATAAAAATAGGTGTAGATGTTATACTAGTAGATATAGGAGAGGAAATTTTGCAAGAAGAATAG